A genomic segment from Haladaptatus sp. R4 encodes:
- a CDS encoding arylsulfotransferase family protein, producing MNPRRQGTWLVVIGVILFVLTVVISGALAPEIGSVGDSDSRRILVGSQGGGPGWHEHGSVYLLTGRDVTWREASAGSYFDVTKTSNGTVLAGFMDGGYQKCAPYESPCSRSGFRVIDPTPTPHVISEYSFPVRDKKDSEVHDVERLPSGEYLMTDMEHERIFTVKNGAVTWQWNGRSFYDAPSDPTKSDWLHINDVDVIGDGRYLISIRNTNQLLVIQRGKGVVEVINKDTPTSSDESCRRSGQLADYDNDGDIRCGDPSVLNHQHNPQWIGDGAVLVADSDNDRIVELHRTESGEWRPVWTVGSANGVEFNWPRDADRLPNGNTLITDTLNRRIVEVNSEGKVVWSTRTSRIPYEADRLPVGETVGGPQYSSDTSSIVAPGNDIPILSSILVLLRAIVPATPFWFGVPQLALSLLSLTLILVGSVRYLRH from the coding sequence ATGAATCCCCGCCGACAAGGAACCTGGCTCGTCGTAATCGGTGTCATCCTTTTCGTATTAACTGTAGTAATTAGTGGGGCTCTTGCGCCAGAGATTGGTTCCGTCGGTGATAGCGATAGCCGCCGGATTTTGGTGGGATCACAAGGTGGTGGTCCTGGTTGGCACGAGCATGGAAGTGTGTACCTTTTGACTGGTCGGGATGTGACATGGCGCGAAGCCAGTGCAGGTAGCTATTTCGACGTGACGAAGACGAGCAATGGAACGGTATTGGCAGGATTTATGGATGGGGGATATCAGAAATGTGCTCCGTATGAATCTCCATGTTCACGCTCAGGATTTCGTGTGATTGATCCCACACCCACCCCCCATGTCATCTCGGAATATAGTTTCCCAGTTCGTGACAAAAAAGATAGTGAGGTCCACGATGTCGAGCGCCTCCCGTCGGGGGAATATCTGATGACCGATATGGAACACGAGCGCATCTTTACGGTAAAAAATGGAGCAGTCACATGGCAATGGAATGGGCGTTCATTCTACGACGCGCCAAGTGATCCAACAAAGTCGGACTGGCTGCACATCAACGATGTCGACGTCATTGGTGATGGTCGATATCTGATCTCGATTCGGAACACAAACCAATTATTGGTCATTCAACGAGGCAAAGGTGTTGTCGAGGTGATCAACAAGGATACTCCAACGAGCTCTGATGAAAGCTGTCGACGATCGGGCCAGTTAGCGGATTATGACAATGATGGCGATATTCGCTGTGGTGATCCCTCTGTGCTTAATCATCAACACAATCCACAGTGGATAGGAGACGGTGCCGTACTCGTTGCCGATAGTGACAATGACCGAATTGTTGAACTCCATCGCACCGAGAGTGGGGAATGGCGCCCTGTTTGGACAGTAGGAAGTGCTAATGGCGTCGAATTTAATTGGCCACGTGACGCTGATCGACTACCAAATGGAAATACGCTCATCACCGATACGCTAAACAGAAGGATTGTCGAGGTGAATTCCGAAGGCAAAGTCGTATGGAGTACAAGAACATCACGGATTCCGTATGAAGCGGACCGACTCCCGGTGGGCGAAACAGTCGGTGGGCCGCAATACAGTTCAGATACGTCATCAATCGTTGCGCCAGGGAACGACATCCCGATCCTCTCATCGATCCTCGTCCTCCTTCGAGCGATTGTCCCAGCGACGCCGTTCTGGTTCGGTGTTCCTCAGTTAGCTTTGTCACTGCTCTCACTCACCTTGATTCTTGTCGGGAGTGTCCGATATCTACGTCATTGA
- a CDS encoding amidohydrolase: MTDTQTQKEAVCTAIDDHRDDIIELAKAVEEEPELGYKEHATTEKVTAAFETMGLEIERDLAITGARASTDLETSADEFTIAVLGELDALVNWEHPKADPETGACHACGHHAQLANLIGTAYGLSSAGILDRLHGAVEFIAVPAEEYLDLEYRRSLVNDGEIELLGGKQELIKRGYFDHVDCAAMIHADADTPEREILTRSSTNGFIGKFVTYRGQSSHAGAAPEEGVNALNAAMLGMNAVHAQRETFADEDNVRVHPILTKGGEGVNVVPADVRMESYTRAKSIQAVNDANDSVNRALESGAMAVGADISIEDYPGYLPFQTNKTMIEVYEANAVDELGSAAIDTHDPHTTGSTDMGDITQIIPGIHPMIGGFEGTPHTPEFRAVDDEMAYIIPAKLTACMIVDLLADSETKQEIRRQKEQKYSPEDYLTLIREMRRSVSGEYLSD; the protein is encoded by the coding sequence ATGACGGATACACAAACCCAAAAAGAAGCCGTTTGTACCGCGATTGACGACCACCGAGACGATATCATCGAACTAGCCAAAGCTGTAGAGGAAGAACCCGAACTCGGCTATAAAGAGCATGCAACAACCGAGAAAGTCACAGCAGCGTTCGAAACGATGGGACTGGAAATCGAACGCGACCTCGCCATTACTGGTGCTCGCGCTTCCACAGACCTAGAAACCAGTGCGGATGAGTTCACGATCGCTGTTCTTGGGGAACTGGATGCGCTCGTAAACTGGGAGCACCCGAAAGCAGATCCCGAAACAGGAGCGTGTCACGCATGTGGCCATCACGCCCAATTAGCCAATCTGATCGGAACGGCCTACGGGCTTAGTTCGGCTGGAATTCTAGATCGGCTCCATGGCGCGGTCGAGTTTATTGCTGTCCCGGCCGAGGAATACCTCGACTTAGAGTACCGACGCTCGTTGGTTAATGACGGTGAAATAGAATTACTGGGTGGGAAACAAGAGCTGATCAAACGGGGATATTTTGATCATGTCGACTGTGCCGCAATGATACATGCGGATGCGGACACCCCGGAAAGAGAGATTCTAACCCGCTCGTCGACGAACGGTTTCATTGGCAAATTCGTCACCTACCGTGGGCAGTCGTCTCACGCAGGCGCAGCGCCAGAAGAGGGAGTCAATGCCCTCAATGCGGCGATGCTTGGCATGAACGCAGTCCACGCTCAGCGAGAAACGTTCGCCGACGAAGACAACGTCCGTGTGCACCCTATCTTAACGAAAGGAGGGGAGGGGGTCAACGTTGTCCCTGCAGACGTTCGAATGGAATCGTACACACGCGCGAAATCAATCCAGGCAGTCAATGACGCGAATGACTCGGTGAATCGAGCACTTGAAAGCGGCGCGATGGCTGTTGGAGCTGATATTTCGATCGAAGACTATCCTGGGTATCTTCCGTTCCAGACGAATAAAACGATGATAGAGGTGTATGAAGCAAATGCAGTCGATGAACTAGGCTCTGCTGCAATTGACACTCATGATCCTCATACAACGGGGTCGACTGACATGGGAGACATCACCCAAATCATACCCGGTATTCACCCGATGATTGGTGGATTCGAAGGAACGCCACATACCCCGGAATTCCGAGCTGTGGACGATGAGATGGCGTATATTATACCTGCAAAACTCACAGCGTGTATGATTGTCGACTTACTCGCTGATAGTGAGACAAAACAAGAGATCCGTCGACAAAAAGAACAAAAATATTCGCCAGAGGACTACCTGACGCTTATCCGGGAAATGCGTCGATCCGTGAGTGGAGAGTATTTATCAGATTGA
- a CDS encoding DUF3100 domain-containing protein, with the protein MANAETETGTWDPIRTHGRYLLHFKTHATVLLITIVAEAIGSHAFDLGPGQIVLLPLLYAVVIGILLSYSVLGQYIPSLQEIVSKDVSEISATLLTISLMPLAVKYGTTVGPEFNNLVSAGPAFLLQELGNLGTIFIALPVALILGLKREAIGGGVSIAREATFAVITERYGIESPEGRGVLGVYLTGTVLGTIFFGLIGGLAPITGLDPLALAMACGMGSASMMTACSSSLAGASSSVPADQILAFAATSNLLTGLTGIYVLIFVALPLINWLYSVARPLIGGES; encoded by the coding sequence GTGGCTAACGCGGAGACAGAGACTGGAACGTGGGACCCGATTCGAACGCACGGTCGATACCTGTTACACTTCAAGACGCATGCAACAGTACTGCTGATCACTATCGTAGCAGAGGCGATTGGTAGTCATGCATTTGATCTCGGACCAGGACAAATCGTACTCCTTCCGCTATTATACGCGGTGGTCATTGGAATCCTCCTCAGTTACAGTGTCCTTGGCCAGTATATCCCGTCGCTACAAGAAATAGTCTCGAAGGATGTCAGCGAAATCAGTGCCACTCTCTTGACGATCTCCCTCATGCCCTTGGCCGTCAAATATGGGACGACTGTCGGGCCCGAGTTCAACAATTTGGTGAGCGCCGGACCAGCGTTCTTACTTCAAGAGCTTGGGAATCTAGGCACGATTTTCATTGCGCTACCAGTTGCACTCATCCTCGGCCTGAAACGGGAGGCCATCGGTGGTGGCGTCAGCATCGCACGAGAGGCCACATTTGCTGTGATAACCGAACGATATGGGATCGAATCACCGGAGGGGAGAGGTGTTCTGGGAGTGTATCTTACTGGAACTGTACTCGGAACGATCTTTTTCGGCCTCATCGGTGGACTGGCGCCCATCACGGGATTAGACCCGCTAGCACTCGCAATGGCCTGTGGTATGGGAAGTGCAAGTATGATGACTGCATGTTCAAGCTCTTTAGCAGGAGCCTCTAGTTCGGTTCCAGCAGACCAGATTCTCGCATTTGCCGCAACAAGCAATCTGCTCACAGGTCTCACCGGAATTTATGTCCTAATATTTGTCGCACTTCCCCTCATCAACTGGTTGTACAGTGTTGCTCGCCCGCTCATCGGGGGTGAGAGCTGA